One Pecten maximus chromosome 16, xPecMax1.1, whole genome shotgun sequence DNA window includes the following coding sequences:
- the LOC117344853 gene encoding uncharacterized protein LOC117344853, with the protein MVDLTNCVALFLLVFVPFCVTTPVPDTAPCSLTVWNRATFDNVTKTKLNVREGATVSLSCEYRCPGAEKGKPPEIEWLGPGYTRIRSTKGRIFVDPGETPRIKLLYVHSISADNIGLYTCHARGGPSVHAELDMEVQAKEFTNLDLTRGEDRPSDEDRFLP; encoded by the exons ATGGTCGACCTCACGAATTGTGTGGCATTATTTCTTCTGGTTTTCG tccCATTCTGCGTGACGACCCCCGTTCCAGACACCGCCCCATGTTCCTTAACAGTTTGGAATCGAGCGACGTTTGACAAcgtcacaaaaacaaaactgaatGTTCGGGAGGGTGCGACAGTGTCCCTCTCGTGCGAGTACCGCTGTCCCGGGGCTGAGAAAGGAAAACCACCTGAGATTGAATGGTTGGGACCCGGATATACCCGGATAAGGTCCACAAAAGGAAG GATATTTGTTGATCCGGGAGAGACGCCAAGGATTAAGTTATTGTATGTCCATTCCATCAGCGCCGACAATATCGGGCTCTACACCTGTCATGCCCGGGGTGGCCCATCCGTACACGCAGAGCTGGACATGG agGTGCAGGCTAAAGAGTTCACTAACCTGGATTTGACGAGAGGGGAGGACAGGCCGTCTGATGAGGACAGGTTTTTACCATAG